In Antechinus flavipes isolate AdamAnt ecotype Samford, QLD, Australia chromosome 3, AdamAnt_v2, whole genome shotgun sequence, a genomic segment contains:
- the LOC127557599 gene encoding olfactory receptor 14C36-like → MSNLNNSITGFLLMEFSDTRELQILYSFLFFFIYSAGLMGNLLIVIITTMDRRLHTPMYFFIRNLSIVDACFLSITVPPASINALVNNRIISVTGCATQIFLLVWMAYVEYTLLTVMARDRYVAICHPLLYPVIMNPRACMHMTLTCLFTGLLYAGLHTGLTFQLSFCQSNVIHQFFCDIPSLLKISCSEIFFNLVSILASVLVVGAGCFAFIIVSYIRIFSTVLRFPVKEDQKKAFSTCIPHIIVVSLFLISTSYMHLQPASDSGSINDIIVSVFYSIIPPFLNPILYSLRNKQIQEALRLVMKRKLFLNKKAQILILS, encoded by the coding sequence ATGTCTAACTTGAACAATTCAATAACTGGATTTCTCCTTATGGAGTTTTCTGACACCAGAGAGCtgcagattttatattcttttcttttctttttcatttactcaGCAGGCCTGATGGGAAATCTCCTCATTGTTATCATTACCACCATGGACAGGAGACTCCATACCCCCATGTACTTTTTCATTAGGAATCTGTCCATTGTGGATGCCTGTTTCCTATCGATAACTGTTCCCCCAGCATCCATTAATGCCCTGGTGAACAACAGAATTATTTCAGTTACTGGATGTGCAACTCAAATATTTCTGCTAGTCTGGATGGCCTATGTTGAGTACACTTTGCTCACTGTCATGGCCCGTGATCGTTATGTTGCCATCTGCCATCCACTTCTTTATCCAGTGATCATGAACCCTCGTGCCTGCATGCACATGACCTTAACCTGCTTGTTCACTGGTCTTTTGTATGCAGGTCTCCATACTGGTTTGACATTTCAATTGTCTTTCTGTCAATCCAATGTGATCCACCAGTTCTTCTGTGATATTCCCTCTCTACTCAAGATCTCTTGTTCAGAGATATTCTTCAATTTGGTATCTATACTTGCCTCTGTGCTGGTGGTTGGGGCTGGCTGCTTTGCTTTCATTATTGTATCATATATTAGAATATTCTCCACTGTGCTCAGATTTCCAGtgaaagaagaccaaaaaaaagcCTTCTCTACTTGCATCCCTCACATCATTgtagtttctttgtttcttatttctACCTCTTACATGCACCTACAACCAGCTTCAGATTCTGGGTCCATTAATGATATAATCGTTTCAGTATTTTATTCCATAATTCCTCCCTTTCTGAATCCTATTTTATACAGTCTAAGGAATAAGCAGATACAAGAAGCTCTAAGATTAGTAATGAAgagaaagctttttttaaataaaaaggcacaaattctaattctttcctgA